A part of Halictus rubicundus isolate RS-2024b chromosome 4, iyHalRubi1_principal, whole genome shotgun sequence genomic DNA contains:
- the LOC143353757 gene encoding C-type lectin mannose-binding isoform-like, which yields MRQLSLTSFASVVLVVFFFEDGQASVVAVDLVNQPVNTTAGLFEVVPVNAVPNTVSVGPKSMCCVTGLDRKDYTVTPGVGVHKFFKQATSWNVARDICVRDGAQLAVINSDAEEALFRSWKSTNSLGGVWLGVHDLFEKGWWVTATGEPLDAMSYYPWANAYPNDAYNYNHCGSLWAQPAKGMINYRCDTKFAFICEIDLCGGAEVVAGNFAGDTNRKWD from the exons ATGCGTCAATTGTCGCTGACATCTTTCGCTagcgtcgtcctcgtcgttttCTTCTTCGAAGATGGCCAGGCTTCCGTCGTGGCTGTCGACCTTGTCAACCAACCGGTTAATACAACTGCAG GATTGTTCGAAGTTGTGCCTGTTAACGCGGTCCCAAACACGGTGTCCGTAGGGCCAAAGTCGATGTGTTGCGTGACTGGTCTCGACAGGAAAGATTACACTGTCACGCCGGGCGTAGGAGTccacaaatttttcaaacaagCGACGTCGTGGAACGTAGCCCGAGATATCTGCGTTCGAGACGGAG CTCAATTGGCCGTGATTAATTCGGATGCGGAGGAAGCACTTTTCCGAAGCTGGAAGAGCACGAATTCGCTGGGAGGTGTTTGGTTGGGCGTCCACGATCTGTTCGAGAAAGGCTGGTGGGTGACTGCAACGGGCGAGCCACTCGATGCTATGAGTTATTATCCATGGGCTAACGCCTATCCTAACGATGCGTATAATTACAATCACTGCGGCTCGCTTTGGGCTCAACCGGCAAAAGGCATGATCAACTACCGGTGCGACACGAAATTTGCGTTCATCTGCGAAATTGACCTGTGTGGAGGTGCAGAAGTTGTTGCTGGCAATTTTGCCGGGGACACCAATCGCAAATGGGACTAG